The SAR324 cluster bacterium region ATGGCGGTCTGGTGGATAAAAAATCACCCATTTTCACAGCCGCTGTTTCTCCAGATTGGCTTCCCAGGTCCTCATCCACCTTACGATCCTCTACCATCTTTTTCCTCCCGTTATTTGAGCAAAGATCTTCCAATCATTGATGTCAGTACCACTGAACTAGAGTCTCTTCCACCGCCCCTCAAAGCCTACAGGAAACACTGTACAGAAGTAGATCATGATTCAATTCTCGATCAGTTATTCCCAACCAAACAACAAAGGTTCAGACAAAGAGCGTACTATTTGGCGAATATCACGATGATCGACCAAAAGATTGGTGAAATTCTTAAAGCACTTGAAGAACAGGGTTACTTGGATGATGCAGTTATTGTGTTTACCTCTGATCATGGCGACTGCCTTGGTGACCATGGCCTAAGCCAGAAATGGTCAGGTTATGATCAGGTAGTGCAAGTTCCTGCAATTATTTGGAAGCCTGGAACGATCAAAGCGGGTCAGGAGGTCAATAGCTTGTGCCAACAGTTTGATATTTCACAGACGCTACTTGAAATGGCCAAGATTCAAATCCCGGCATCATTCGAAAGTGAGTCAGTGATGGATGGCTTGCTTGGCGAGTCACAATTAGGCAGAGAGTATGTTTTTGCAGAGCAGGGTGGTGATGGTAATCTAACGGATGCTCAAATGGTAACTATGATCCGTTCTGCAAAATGGAAGATGATTCATTATGCTGGGGAAAAATTTGGCCAACTGTTTGATTTAGAAAAAGATCCCTTAGAAGCTAAAAATCTCTGGAAAGACAGTAGCTATGATAGTGAAAAAAGATTACTACAAGAAGCTTTATTAGATTGGCATATTCAAAGTCAATATCGTACCCGTGATTGGGTCAGTGATTACAGATAAGACAATAAAAGTAATGAGTTTTCAGAGCGTGTTCAAACACCAATATTGGTAGGAGTAAAACACAAAGTTTAAAAAATCGGATCACAACTCTTACATTAAAGATGTGAAAATAAGATCAATTTAAAAAAACTACAAAATTACCAATACGGAAACCATAAGATCACAGTAGATAATTCATGTAGTACCTTGATTTAAATACTTAAAATTATTTTCCCAATTTGCCTCTAGTTCAGTTCTCCAAGTTTCAGCAGCATACTTTAGTTCTGTAGTCAGAGATGGTTCTGATTCACTCAGGTTTTTAGATTCTGCAGGATCTTCAGATAGATTAGCAAGAAAAATACGGTCTTCGTCAGGCTGACCTTCGACAATTTGGCCATTCAAAACAAGTTTCCAGTCCCCTCTTCGAATACTCGTTTGGTCATTCATCTCCCAGAAAAGGTCTCTTTCTAACCCCGGTTGCTTGCCTTCAAGGAAACCAGCCTGAGAAATTCCGTCTAGCTCTACACCAGATATATCCAAGTTCAGCCATTCACAAATAGTGGGTAACATATCAAAAGAACAAAAAGGCTCTTCAACAACTTTGCCGGCAGGTACTACACCAGGATAATGTACAATTCCAGGAACACGTACCCCTCCTTCAAATAAACTAAACTTGTGCCCCTTAAATCCTCCAGACGAACCACCATAATAGGGATCTAGGGTCCCATCTAACCAATTTCGACTTTCTCTTGATGGACCATTATCTGAGGTAAAAAAAGTTATTGTATCCTCATTAAAATCAAGTCGGGCCAATTCATTAAAAATTTCGCCAATACCGTCATCTACAGCACTCACCATAGCAGCCATTACTTGCCTATCCCACGGTAAGTCTGCAAACCGGTCCATATATTTTTGAGGAGCATGCATTGGATAGTGTGGTGCGTTGTATGGGATGTATAAAAAAAAAGGCTTTGAAGTTTTCTTTGCCTCACGTATTGCTTGAATGGAGTATTCTGTAATAATGTCAGTAAGATACTCTCCATTTTTCCAAACTTCTTTATTATTGACCCATAAGTCATGAGTTGGATTGATACCAGGACCTTCTCGGTTCATTCCCCAGTAAAAGATATGACTGAAAAAATCCACACATCCCGCAAGAAAACCAAACCACTGTTCAAATCCATGATCTTGAGGACGACATCCCTCAGCCAGTCCTAGATGCCATTTACCACTCATAGCAGTATGATAGCCCAGTCGGTCTTTTAGTATTTTGGGTAAAGTCAGAGTGTCCTTAGGCAAGCCAGTGGCTTTTCGGTGCCCATCTAAAATTGCTCTAACACCAGCATTGGCTGGGTAACGGCCAGTCAGGAGAGCAGCTCTTGAGGGAGAACAAACTGGAGAGTTGGAATACCAACACTTAAATCTAGCCCCTTCATTGGCCAAGCGATCAAGATTTGGAGTTTTAAAATCAGTTGCGCCCATACAGCTTAAATCACCATATCCTTGATCATCGGTCATAATTACAATTATATTCTTTTTCATTGTATTCCAAAATTATTTCAATTTAATTTTCTATTTGACAGCACCTTAAGATAAACCAGAAATTAGCTTTTTCTGAGGTGGTGAAAATGGGTTTAAAGTTGGAATGATTGTGATCATAAATTTGCCATCAAAGGTCTCTATTGAATGGTTTCATCACCAAAAAAACTGAGCTAAAATCAGTGGTAAGGTTTTTATGCTATCGTCAGTTAACAGAGTAAGTGAAAGCGTATATTCAGACCACACAACTAAAAACATTTAGGTGGTAGTGGCGACGAAACCAGAGTAAACTAAAGGAAGTATAACAAATATTGCTATTTTAAATCGAGAAGTGCTATCTAAGATTGCTGATTTAGCTAAACTAATAGAAATTGTGGTCAAATATCCGACTAGTAAATAAATAGAATAAAGAGGCCGAACATTCATATATTTTGCAATGCTTTGTCAAGCCTAATTATTATTTGGTCTCCAATTTTTCATTTATTCATTCACTAAAAGATAGAGTGATATCTTATTATATTAATTATTGAAACTCACTATTACTATTAGTCTGTAAATGTAGTAATAATGGAGAATAATGTTATTTTCTTGCTCTAACCTTTTTGAAATTGGTCCTGGGTTCAG contains the following coding sequences:
- a CDS encoding sulfatase-like hydrolase/transferase, which codes for MKKNIIVIMTDDQGYGDLSCMGATDFKTPNLDRLANEGARFKCWYSNSPVCSPSRAALLTGRYPANAGVRAILDGHRKATGLPKDTLTLPKILKDRLGYHTAMSGKWHLGLAEGCRPQDHGFEQWFGFLAGCVDFFSHIFYWGMNREGPGINPTHDLWVNNKEVWKNGEYLTDIITEYSIQAIREAKKTSKPFFLYIPYNAPHYPMHAPQKYMDRFADLPWDRQVMAAMVSAVDDGIGEIFNELARLDFNEDTITFFTSDNGPSRESRNWLDGTLDPYYGGSSGGFKGHKFSLFEGGVRVPGIVHYPGVVPAGKVVEEPFCSFDMLPTICEWLNLDISGVELDGISQAGFLEGKQPGLERDLFWEMNDQTSIRRGDWKLVLNGQIVEGQPDEDRIFLANLSEDPAESKNLSESEPSLTTELKYAAETWRTELEANWENNFKYLNQGTT
- a CDS encoding sulfatase-like hydrolase/transferase; this translates as MNIIYIITDQQRYDTIGALGYPFMETPNIDRLVKEGCTFSNCFAAGLSCAPSRASIFNCYYPHTTGIIRNACSWKHSWIELLLKKGYHTVNIGKMHTWPFNTTCGFKERYNVENKDRFLEGRYYFDEWDKALASHGLVKQQRSSYRTREDYGTSLGAFDWELPEKMHADMFVGDMAVWWIKNHPFSQPLFLQIGFPGPHPPYDPLPSFSSRYLSKDLPIIDVSTTELESLPPPLKAYRKHCTEVDHDSILDQLFPTKQQRFRQRAYYLANITMIDQKIGEILKALEEQGYLDDAVIVFTSDHGDCLGDHGLSQKWSGYDQVVQVPAIIWKPGTIKAGQEVNSLCQQFDISQTLLEMAKIQIPASFESESVMDGLLGESQLGREYVFAEQGGDGNLTDAQMVTMIRSAKWKMIHYAGEKFGQLFDLEKDPLEAKNLWKDSSYDSEKRLLQEALLDWHIQSQYRTRDWVSDYR